One Clostridium novyi NT genomic window carries:
- a CDS encoding glycyl-radical enzyme activating protein: MSKDSIKGCLFNIQKFSLNDGPGIRSIVFFKGCPMSCLWCSNPESQCVTPQIMYNKSLCLECGTCNEVCKSSAINLNSLNRIDRERCIACGKCVEHCPTEALVMSGESVSVDETIEKLKKDSIYYRRSGGGVTLSGGEALLQPEFAVELLKRCKALGWHTAIETAMYVKSETVKKVVPYLDLILVDVKSMNTSRHKEFTGVDNNLILNNIRLSDEIAKEIIIRVPVIEGFNSDEKSIRDIAEFAKTLNKVNRIDLLPYHSYGENKYETIGRNYFLKDLKPPSDDKMNYFKKIVEDMGLICTIGA; encoded by the coding sequence ATGAGTAAAGATAGTATTAAAGGCTGCTTATTCAATATTCAAAAGTTTTCCCTAAACGATGGACCAGGAATAAGAAGTATAGTATTTTTTAAAGGCTGCCCAATGTCTTGTTTGTGGTGCAGTAATCCAGAATCACAATGTGTTACTCCTCAAATTATGTATAATAAAAGTTTGTGCCTTGAATGTGGAACATGTAATGAAGTGTGTAAAAGTTCAGCTATTAATCTAAATTCCCTTAATAGAATAGATAGAGAAAGATGTATTGCCTGTGGAAAATGCGTGGAACATTGTCCTACAGAAGCATTAGTAATGTCCGGTGAAAGTGTTAGTGTTGATGAAACCATAGAAAAGTTAAAAAAAGATAGTATTTATTACAGAAGATCTGGGGGAGGAGTAACTCTTTCAGGGGGAGAAGCTCTACTCCAACCAGAATTTGCTGTAGAACTTTTAAAAAGATGTAAAGCCTTAGGATGGCATACGGCTATAGAAACGGCCATGTATGTCAAATCTGAAACTGTTAAAAAAGTAGTACCGTATTTAGATTTAATATTGGTAGATGTAAAAAGTATGAATACCTCAAGACATAAAGAGTTTACGGGTGTGGATAATAATCTTATATTAAATAATATAAGATTAAGCGATGAAATTGCAAAGGAAATCATTATTAGAGTTCCTGTAATTGAAGGATTTAATAGTGATGAAAAAAGTATACGTGATATTGCAGAGTTTGCCAAAACTTTAAACAAAGTAAATAGAATAGACCTTCTCCCATATCATAGTTACGGAGAGAATAAGTATGAAACAATTGGTAGAAATTATTTCCTTAAAGACTTAAAACCTCCTTCAGATGATAAGATGAATTATTTTAAAAAGATAGTTGAGGATATGGGATTGATTTGTACTATTGGAGCCTAA
- the dhaB1 gene encoding glycyl radical glycerol dehydratase DhaB1, whose translation MSRGFSAPTERVKKLRAQILDVVPCVETERALLITESYKETEEKPMILRRALALKKILNNLPIVIREGELIVGSLTKRPRSSQVFPEFSNKWLQDELDRLDKRKGDVFEIAEEDKKKLKEVFEYWDGKTTHELATSYMSKETIDAMNSDIFTVGNYYFNGVGHISVNYGKVLAVGFNGIIEEAKKSLESSDKTSPSYIKKEQFLNSVIISCEAAIDYAKRYSDEAKKLADKTSDPIRKSELNEIARICSKVPKEGASSFYEACQAFWFVHAIINVESNGHSISPTRFDQYMYPYYKKDMDEGKITQDFAQELVDCIWIKLNDINKVRDEISTKYFGGYPMYQNLIVGGQNFEGKDVTNELSYMALEASAHVRLPQPSLSVRIWNKTPDEFLLRACELTREGLGLPAYYNDEVIIPALVARGVTLEDARSYGVIGCVEPQCPGKTEGWHDSAFFNLARIVELAIHSGKDKGVQIGPKTKEFTEMKSFDEFMEAYKAQMEYFVKHMCVADNCIDIAHAERAPLPFLSSMVENCISVGKSLQEGGAHYNFSGPQGVGVANVGDSLMAIKKLVFEDEKITKEQLKEALDSNFEKYPEVKQILSKQAPKYGNDIDEVDELARVGALVYSKEVNKYTNPRGGQFQPGLYPSSINVYFGSLTGATPDGRSAEEPLADGVSPSRGKDVSGPTAAGNSVAKLDHFIASNGTLFNQKFHPAALKGDKGLQNLAAVVRSYFDQKGMHVQYNVIDRDTLIKAQQKPEDYRDLIVRVAGYSAQFISLDKTIQDDIIKRTEHVM comes from the coding sequence ATGAGCAGGGGTTTTAGTGCTCCAACAGAAAGAGTAAAAAAATTAAGAGCGCAAATTTTAGATGTAGTACCTTGTGTTGAAACAGAAAGAGCACTTTTAATAACAGAATCTTATAAAGAGACAGAAGAAAAACCAATGATATTAAGAAGAGCATTGGCTTTAAAGAAAATCTTAAATAACTTACCTATTGTAATTCGAGAAGGAGAATTAATAGTAGGAAGTCTTACTAAAAGACCAAGATCTTCACAGGTTTTCCCGGAATTCTCTAATAAGTGGTTACAAGATGAATTAGATAGATTAGATAAAAGAAAAGGCGATGTATTTGAGATTGCCGAAGAAGATAAAAAGAAATTAAAAGAAGTTTTTGAATACTGGGATGGAAAAACTACACATGAACTTGCTACATCATATATGTCCAAGGAAACAATAGATGCCATGAATTCTGATATATTTACTGTAGGAAATTACTATTTCAATGGAGTAGGTCATATTTCGGTAAACTATGGTAAAGTATTAGCTGTTGGATTTAATGGAATTATAGAAGAAGCAAAGAAATCATTAGAATCAAGTGACAAAACAAGTCCTTCATATATAAAGAAGGAACAGTTCTTAAATAGTGTAATTATTAGCTGTGAAGCAGCAATTGATTATGCTAAAAGATACTCTGATGAAGCTAAAAAATTAGCTGATAAAACAAGTGATCCAATAAGAAAATCAGAGTTAAATGAAATTGCGAGAATTTGTAGTAAAGTTCCAAAGGAAGGTGCTTCATCTTTCTATGAAGCATGTCAAGCATTTTGGTTTGTTCATGCAATTATAAATGTAGAATCCAATGGACACTCGATTTCTCCAACTAGATTTGACCAATATATGTATCCTTATTATAAAAAGGATATGGATGAAGGCAAAATTACACAAGACTTTGCACAAGAATTAGTAGATTGTATTTGGATAAAATTAAATGATATTAATAAAGTTAGAGATGAAATTTCTACTAAATATTTTGGTGGATATCCAATGTATCAAAACTTAATAGTTGGTGGACAAAATTTTGAAGGAAAAGATGTTACAAATGAGTTATCATACATGGCATTAGAAGCTTCTGCTCATGTAAGATTACCTCAACCGTCTTTATCAGTTAGAATTTGGAATAAGACACCAGATGAATTCTTACTAAGAGCTTGTGAATTAACTAGAGAAGGATTAGGACTGCCAGCTTATTATAATGATGAGGTTATAATACCAGCGTTAGTTGCTAGAGGGGTAACTCTAGAAGATGCTAGATCATACGGAGTTATAGGATGTGTTGAACCTCAATGTCCTGGAAAAACTGAAGGATGGCATGATTCTGCATTTTTTAACCTTGCTAGAATAGTAGAACTTGCTATACATTCAGGAAAGGATAAAGGAGTTCAAATAGGACCTAAAACTAAGGAATTTACAGAAATGAAGTCTTTTGATGAATTTATGGAAGCTTACAAAGCTCAAATGGAGTATTTTGTAAAACATATGTGTGTAGCTGATAACTGTATAGATATAGCTCATGCTGAAAGAGCTCCATTACCATTCTTATCATCTATGGTAGAGAATTGCATAAGTGTAGGTAAATCACTACAAGAAGGTGGAGCACATTACAATTTCTCAGGTCCTCAAGGAGTAGGCGTTGCAAATGTTGGAGATTCATTAATGGCAATAAAGAAACTTGTTTTTGAAGATGAAAAAATAACCAAAGAACAATTAAAAGAAGCCTTAGATAGTAATTTTGAAAAATATCCAGAAGTAAAACAAATTCTTTCTAAACAAGCGCCTAAATATGGAAATGACATTGATGAAGTAGATGAACTCGCAAGAGTAGGTGCTTTAGTTTACAGTAAAGAAGTAAATAAATATACAAACCCAAGAGGAGGACAATTCCAACCAGGATTATATCCTTCATCAATAAATGTATATTTTGGTAGTCTTACAGGGGCTACACCAGATGGAAGAAGTGCAGAAGAACCACTGGCTGATGGAGTATCACCATCAAGAGGTAAAGATGTTTCAGGTCCTACTGCAGCTGGTAATTCTGTTGCAAAATTAGATCATTTTATTGCATCTAATGGAACATTATTTAACCAAAAATTCCATCCAGCAGCACTAAAAGGGGATAAAGGACTTCAAAATTTAGCTGCTGTAGTTAGAAGTTATTTTGATCAAAAAGGTATGCATGTACAATATAATGTAATTGATAGAGATACATTAATTAAAGCTCAGCAAAAACCAGAAGATTATCGTGACTTAATTGTAAGAGTTGCAGGATATAGCGCTCAATTTATTTCACTAGATAAAACTATACAAGATGATATTATAAAAAGAACAGAGCATGTTATGTAA
- a CDS encoding ABC transporter permease, whose product MVNKFLKRFYAFLIFVFLYAPIVVLIVFSFNNSKSRAHWDGFTLKWYMALFNDQQILKSLYYTIAVAVLSSLVATIIGTAAAIGINNMKSVSKKIMLNINYLPVLNPDIVTGVALMSLFIFAKLNLGFLTMLLSHITFNIPYVILSVLPKLRQLPKDTTEAAMDLGATPSYALRKVILPQIKPGIVTGALMAFTMSIDDFVISFFTTGEGVSNLSITIYSMARRGINPKINAISTLLFVTVLVLLLIINKRSPETKLQGGSGL is encoded by the coding sequence ATGGTAAATAAGTTTTTGAAAAGATTTTATGCATTTTTAATATTCGTATTCCTCTACGCACCTATTGTGGTACTTATAGTATTTTCATTTAACAACTCTAAATCTAGAGCACATTGGGATGGATTTACTTTAAAATGGTACATGGCATTATTTAATGATCAGCAGATTTTAAAATCCCTTTATTATACTATTGCAGTTGCAGTGTTGTCATCACTTGTAGCAACCATAATTGGAACAGCTGCGGCAATTGGAATAAACAATATGAAGTCTGTTAGTAAAAAGATAATGCTTAATATAAACTATCTTCCAGTTTTAAATCCAGATATAGTAACAGGTGTTGCGTTAATGAGTTTATTTATATTTGCTAAATTAAACTTAGGATTTTTAACTATGTTACTTTCACATATAACTTTTAACATACCATATGTAATATTATCGGTGTTGCCTAAATTAAGACAATTACCTAAAGATACTACAGAAGCGGCTATGGATCTTGGAGCCACTCCATCATATGCCTTGAGAAAAGTTATATTACCACAAATTAAACCAGGTATAGTAACAGGAGCACTTATGGCCTTTACTATGTCTATAGATGATTTTGTAATAAGTTTCTTCACAACAGGTGAAGGTGTAAGTAACCTTTCTATTACAATTTATTCTATGGCCAGACGTGGAATAAATCCAAAAATAAATGCAATTTCTACACTATTATTTGTAACGGTATTAGTATTATTACTTATAATAAATAAAAGATCGCCAGAAACTAAATTACAGGGAGGAAGTGGCTTATAG
- the potA gene encoding spermidine/putrescine ABC transporter ATP-binding protein yields the protein MAENIIEIKNVYKEFNGVPILKDINLNIKKNEFLTLLGPSGCGKTTTLRILGGFEDATNGEVIFEGKKINDVPPYKRQINTVFQKYALFPHMSIFENIAFGLNIKKVPKDQIKTRVKRMLKLVDLEGYENRSIDSLSGGQQQRIAIARALVNEPKVLLLDEPLGALDLKLRKEMQIELKKMQKQLGITFIYVTHDQDEALTMSDKIVVMDKGEIQQMGTPEDIYNEPKNAFVAKFIGASNIVDGIMIEDFLVDFAGRKFECVDKGFEPNEDIQVVVRPEDIKIVDKDKGMLEGVVESETFKGVHYEMIVKENDREWLVHSTLKSEVGTVVGMNIFPEDIHIMKKVSD from the coding sequence ATGGCAGAGAATATAATCGAAATAAAAAATGTTTATAAAGAATTTAATGGTGTACCTATATTAAAGGACATAAACTTAAATATAAAGAAAAATGAGTTTTTAACTTTATTAGGTCCAAGTGGGTGTGGTAAGACTACTACACTTAGAATATTAGGTGGATTTGAAGATGCGACAAATGGAGAAGTTATATTTGAAGGTAAGAAAATAAATGACGTTCCTCCGTATAAAAGACAAATAAATACTGTGTTTCAAAAGTATGCCTTGTTCCCTCACATGAGTATTTTTGAAAATATTGCTTTTGGACTTAACATAAAAAAAGTTCCTAAAGATCAGATAAAAACAAGAGTTAAAAGAATGCTTAAATTAGTTGATTTAGAAGGATATGAAAACAGATCAATTGATTCATTAAGTGGAGGGCAACAACAAAGAATAGCTATAGCAAGAGCCTTAGTTAATGAACCTAAAGTTTTATTACTTGATGAACCTTTAGGAGCTTTAGATTTAAAACTAAGAAAAGAAATGCAAATAGAGCTAAAGAAGATGCAGAAGCAATTAGGAATAACATTTATATATGTTACTCATGATCAAGATGAAGCTTTAACTATGTCAGATAAGATTGTAGTTATGGATAAAGGTGAAATACAACAAATGGGAACACCAGAAGACATATACAATGAACCTAAAAATGCATTTGTTGCCAAATTTATAGGTGCAAGTAATATTGTCGATGGAATTATGATAGAAGACTTTTTAGTTGATTTTGCAGGAAGAAAATTTGAATGTGTTGATAAGGGTTTTGAACCTAATGAAGATATTCAAGTTGTAGTAAGACCAGAAGATATAAAAATAGTGGATAAAGATAAAGGTATGCTTGAAGGAGTAGTAGAATCTGAAACATTCAAAGGTGTTCATTATGAAATGATAGTGAAAGAAAATGACAGAGAATGGTTAGTGCATAGTACTCTAAAATCAGAAGTAGGTACAGTGGTAGGAATGAACATATTCCCAGAGGACATTCATATCATGAAAAAGGTGAGTGATTAA
- a CDS encoding PrsW family intramembrane metalloprotease gives MINNLFIIAVIPGVLLAILIYLVDRYDKEPIDVLIKVIILGSISVIPTIVIEKFLTSLNYFSGLLKVAFNAFIVAGLTEEFFKREVVLKSVFNKEVFNEKLDGIIYCSFSALGFATVENIMYVVFDVSSSYYVGLYRAIFSVPAHLLFGVTMGYYMSLSKFSSDRVLKGKFLKKSLLIPVLFHGIFDFILMSKNMFLAICFLPFIAYLWLINLRKLNKYYLESKEENKVRKK, from the coding sequence ATGATTAATAATTTATTTATAATAGCAGTAATTCCAGGCGTACTTTTAGCAATACTTATATATTTAGTAGATAGATATGATAAAGAGCCTATAGATGTTTTAATAAAGGTAATTATATTAGGGTCTATTTCTGTAATACCTACGATTGTTATAGAAAAGTTTTTGACATCTTTAAATTATTTTAGTGGATTATTAAAAGTTGCCTTTAATGCATTTATAGTGGCAGGATTAACGGAAGAATTTTTTAAAAGGGAAGTTGTTTTAAAAAGTGTTTTTAATAAAGAGGTATTTAATGAAAAATTAGATGGGATAATATATTGTTCATTTTCGGCATTGGGATTTGCTACTGTAGAAAATATAATGTATGTAGTCTTTGATGTATCTTCTAGTTATTATGTGGGCTTATATAGGGCAATATTTTCTGTACCAGCTCATCTTTTATTTGGGGTAACTATGGGATATTATATGTCTCTTAGCAAGTTTTCTAGTGATAGAGTTTTAAAAGGAAAATTTTTAAAAAAGTCTCTTTTAATTCCAGTTTTGTTTCATGGAATATTTGATTTTATACTTATGTCTAAAAATATGTTTTTAGCTATATGTTTTTTACCTTTTATAGCATATCTTTGGTTAATAAATTTAAGAAAGTTGAATAAATATTATTTAGAGTCCAAAGAAGAAAACAAGGTAAGAAAAAAATAA
- a CDS encoding response regulator transcription factor codes for MYKLALIDDDALEVEVIKLMISSLENEIELVSISKSGEEAIENYKKFDPDIILLADDIPGINFVDVLRDIKSKDKDKIVIILKGCNKEFLYQDIKKSSYVDYCLLKPIDKDELLNVLKDKIINLKTNPNNLKEKEFMLLDHIMLEEKIVCESLLKDIIRGYILTSNNDLELFKEKIIKLAKNIIKVYCNVHIGFLKDIDNKRYIDNINSKDDIESIKDIIDELFDLIFKDKKDINITEKLINGRSINKNIQPIFKYIEENYKEKITLEEAASICNLNMYYFSKLFKKDTNIKFVDYVTLYKMEKAKEILKYTDESIVNIAIHLGYDESGYFSKVFKRVVGITPSIYRNENK; via the coding sequence ATGTACAAGCTTGCACTAATTGATGATGATGCACTAGAAGTAGAAGTTATAAAACTAATGATAAGCTCTTTAGAGAATGAAATAGAACTAGTGTCAATTTCTAAAAGTGGAGAGGAAGCTATAGAAAATTATAAAAAGTTTGATCCTGATATAATATTACTGGCTGATGATATTCCTGGAATTAATTTTGTAGATGTTTTAAGAGATATAAAGAGTAAAGACAAAGATAAAATAGTTATAATACTTAAAGGATGCAATAAAGAGTTTTTATATCAGGATATAAAGAAAAGCAGTTATGTGGATTATTGTTTATTAAAACCTATAGATAAAGATGAGTTATTAAATGTTTTGAAAGATAAAATAATAAATTTAAAAACTAATCCTAACAATTTAAAAGAGAAGGAATTTATGCTTTTAGATCATATAATGCTAGAAGAAAAGATCGTGTGTGAAAGTCTACTCAAAGATATTATTAGGGGATATATACTCACTAGCAACAATGATTTAGAATTATTTAAAGAAAAGATAATCAAATTAGCAAAAAACATAATAAAGGTGTACTGTAATGTTCATATAGGATTTTTAAAGGACATTGATAATAAAAGATACATAGATAATATAAATTCTAAGGATGATATAGAGTCCATAAAGGATATTATAGATGAACTTTTTGATCTAATATTCAAGGATAAGAAGGATATTAATATAACTGAAAAGTTGATTAATGGAAGAAGTATTAATAAAAATATACAACCTATATTTAAATACATAGAAGAGAACTATAAAGAAAAAATAACTTTAGAAGAGGCGGCTAGTATTTGTAATTTGAACATGTATTATTTTAGTAAGTTGTTTAAAAAGGATACAAATATAAAATTTGTAGATTATGTTACTTTATATAAAATGGAGAAAGCTAAAGAAATACTTAAATATACTGATGAATCTATTGTAAATATTGCAATACATCTTGGCTATGATGAGTCGGGATATTTTTCAAAGGTTTTTAAAAGAGTTGTAGGGATTACACCATCAATATATAGAAATGAAAATAAATAA
- a CDS encoding ABC transporter permease gives MKKWLSSPYIIWSVLFIVFPLFLVVYFSFTGGDTGTHFTLNNYKVLAQPLYVKVFMRSINLALVSTVVCLIVGYPMAMILADKEINKTGLAVLLFVVPMWMNFLLRTYSWIAILGKNGFINTVLESLGMPKLNLLYNSGAVVLGMVYNFLPFMVLPIYTVLSKMDKSIIEAASDLGANKVTIFRKIIFPLSLPGVMSGITMVFMPAVSTFVISRLLGGGQYTLLGNLVEQQFLVTGDWHFGSSISIVMMILILISMLIMTKYDGEQTGGGGLW, from the coding sequence ATGAAAAAATGGTTATCCTCTCCGTATATAATCTGGAGTGTTTTGTTTATAGTTTTTCCATTATTTTTAGTAGTTTATTTTAGTTTTACTGGTGGAGATACAGGAACACATTTTACTTTAAATAACTATAAAGTTTTGGCTCAGCCACTTTATGTTAAAGTATTTATGCGATCTATAAATCTTGCTCTTGTATCAACTGTAGTTTGTTTAATTGTTGGATATCCAATGGCAATGATACTTGCTGATAAAGAAATAAATAAAACAGGTTTAGCAGTTTTGTTATTTGTTGTGCCTATGTGGATGAATTTTTTACTTAGAACATATTCTTGGATTGCTATTCTAGGAAAGAATGGATTTATAAATACGGTTTTAGAAAGTTTAGGTATGCCTAAGTTAAATCTTTTATATAATAGCGGAGCAGTTGTGCTTGGAATGGTATATAACTTTCTTCCTTTTATGGTTTTACCTATATATACTGTTCTTTCTAAAATGGACAAAAGTATAATAGAAGCTGCAAGTGATCTTGGAGCAAATAAAGTTACGATTTTTAGAAAAATTATTTTCCCACTAAGTCTTCCAGGTGTTATGTCTGGAATAACTATGGTGTTTATGCCAGCTGTTAGTACATTCGTAATTTCAAGACTTTTAGGTGGTGGACAATATACGCTTTTAGGTAACCTTGTAGAACAACAATTCTTGGTTACTGGTGATTGGCATTTTGGATCATCAATATCTATTGTAATGATGATTTTAATATTAATTTCAATGCTTATTATGACAAAATATGATGGTGAACAGACAGGAGGTGGAGGATTATGGTAA
- a CDS encoding helix-turn-helix domain-containing protein: MNIGEKLKQLRIEKGLTQMDLASRCELSKGFISQLERDLTSPSIATLVDILECLGTNLKDFFNNDEEEKIVFSKEDIFEAEDTELNYNVQWVIPNAQKNMMEPILVTLEPNGQYKNDEPHEGEEFGYVLAGTVYIHLGHKKYKAKKGESFYYKARKNHYISNAGKSLAKVLWVSTPPYF; the protein is encoded by the coding sequence ATGAATATAGGTGAAAAACTCAAGCAGCTAAGGATAGAAAAAGGTCTTACTCAAATGGATCTTGCTAGTAGATGTGAACTATCCAAAGGATTTATATCACAATTGGAAAGAGATTTAACATCACCATCTATAGCTACTTTAGTAGATATATTGGAGTGTCTTGGTACAAACTTAAAAGATTTTTTTAATAATGATGAAGAAGAAAAAATAGTATTTTCCAAAGAAGATATATTTGAAGCGGAAGATACTGAATTAAATTACAACGTACAGTGGGTAATTCCTAATGCGCAAAAGAATATGATGGAACCAATACTTGTAACGCTTGAACCAAATGGGCAATATAAAAATGATGAACCTCATGAAGGTGAAGAATTTGGATATGTGCTTGCAGGTACTGTATATATACATTTAGGTCATAAGAAATACAAGGCCAAAAAAGGAGAAAGCTTTTATTATAAAGCAAGAAAAAATCACTATATATCAAATGCAGGAAAAAGTTTAGCGAAAGTATTGTGGGTAAGTACACCACCATATTTCTAA
- a CDS encoding iron-containing alcohol dehydrogenase codes for MRMYDYLLPNVNFMGPGCIKVIGERCKLLGAKKAFIVTGKHIGSMENGPLQIVVKYLTDEGIDYVHFSGSEPNPKDINVRKGVELFKKENCDMIITIGGGSAHDCGKGIGIGATHEGDLYDYAGIETLTNPLPPIVAVNTTAGTGSEVTRHCVLTNTEKKIKFVIVSWRNLPQVSINDPLLMVDMSPRLTAATGMDALTHAIEAYVSKDANVVTDAAAIQAIKLISKNLRKAVALGENLEARDNMANASLLAGMAFNNANLGYVHAMAHQLGGQYDLAHGVANAMLLPHVERYNIISNPEKFRDIAEFMGENIEGLSVMEAAEKAIDAMFKLAEDIGIPRRLRDVGVKEEDFEYMAGNALKDGNAFSNPRKGTEEDIVNIFKAAY; via the coding sequence ATGAGAATGTATGATTATCTTCTTCCTAATGTAAACTTTATGGGACCAGGATGTATAAAGGTTATAGGAGAAAGATGTAAATTATTAGGTGCAAAGAAAGCTTTTATAGTTACAGGCAAACATATTGGATCTATGGAGAATGGACCTTTACAAATAGTAGTTAAATATTTAACAGATGAAGGCATTGATTATGTACATTTTAGTGGTTCAGAACCAAATCCAAAAGATATAAATGTTAGAAAAGGTGTTGAATTATTTAAAAAAGAAAACTGTGACATGATAATAACAATTGGTGGAGGAAGTGCACACGATTGTGGTAAAGGAATAGGAATTGGTGCTACTCATGAAGGAGATCTTTATGACTATGCTGGAATAGAAACATTAACAAATCCACTTCCACCAATAGTAGCAGTAAATACTACAGCGGGAACAGGTAGTGAAGTTACTCGTCACTGTGTATTAACAAATACAGAAAAGAAAATTAAATTTGTAATTGTAAGCTGGAGAAACTTACCTCAAGTTTCAATAAATGATCCATTATTAATGGTTGATATGTCGCCAAGATTAACAGCAGCTACAGGAATGGATGCATTAACACATGCTATAGAAGCTTATGTTTCAAAAGATGCAAATGTAGTTACAGATGCAGCAGCAATACAAGCTATAAAATTAATTTCAAAAAATTTACGTAAGGCAGTTGCACTAGGAGAAAATCTTGAAGCAAGAGATAACATGGCAAATGCTTCATTACTTGCAGGTATGGCATTTAATAATGCTAACTTAGGTTATGTACACGCTATGGCACACCAACTTGGTGGACAATATGACTTAGCCCATGGTGTTGCAAATGCAATGCTTCTTCCACATGTTGAACGTTATAATATAATTTCAAATCCTGAAAAATTCAGAGATATAGCTGAATTCATGGGAGAAAATATAGAAGGACTTTCAGTAATGGAAGCTGCTGAAAAAGCAATAGATGCTATGTTTAAATTAGCAGAAGACATTGGAATTCCAAGAAGATTAAGAGATGTAGGTGTAAAAGAAGAAGACTTTGAATACATGGCAGGAAATGCATTAAAAGATGGAAATGCATTTAGTAACCCAAGAAAAGGTACCGAAGAAGATATAGTAAATATATTTAAAGCAGCTTATTAG